In Sporosarcina psychrophila, a genomic segment contains:
- a CDS encoding DUF47 domain-containing protein, translating to MFSSRKPDPFFIALLTIAENVQEAVHYANDFKVVTVADLKEVSIKLKNYETEGDTLIHDLITKLNKSFMTPIEREDIMNLAIKMDDVLDGIEHFAAHLEMFSLTEIDEYVQKFMENIVKSTDEIVKAMKLLARKKLEAMHDHAVLIKDYERVCDEVFRTSVKQLFINEKDPIRIIQFKDIYEQLEDVADYCQDVANTIESIIMRNA from the coding sequence ATGTTCAGCTCACGTAAACCTGACCCTTTTTTCATAGCATTATTAACCATTGCTGAAAATGTGCAAGAAGCGGTTCATTATGCCAACGACTTTAAAGTGGTGACAGTTGCCGACTTGAAAGAAGTAAGCATTAAACTTAAAAATTACGAGACGGAAGGTGACACGCTCATCCACGATCTCATTACTAAGCTTAACAAGTCGTTCATGACACCAATTGAGCGGGAAGATATCATGAATTTGGCCATTAAGATGGATGATGTTCTTGATGGTATTGAACATTTTGCAGCACATCTTGAAATGTTCTCTCTTACTGAAATTGATGAGTATGTACAGAAATTCATGGAAAACATTGTGAAAAGTACCGACGAAATCGTTAAAGCGATGAAATTGCTTGCGAGGAAAAAACTTGAAGCGATGCACGATCACGCAGTACTTATTAAAGATTACGAACGAGTTTGTGATGAAGTTTTCCGTACATCGGTCAAACAACTCTTCATTAATGAAAAGGATCCAATTCGCATTATCCAATTCAAAGACATATATGAACAGCTTGAAGATGTCGCCGATTATTGCCAAGATGTTGCCAACACAATCGAATCAATTATTATGCGTAACGCATAA
- a CDS encoding inorganic phosphate transporter, whose product MDTILLLTILVVVFALAFDFINGFHDTANAIATSVSTRALKPRTAIMMAAVMNFVGALAFTGVAKTISKDIVDPFVLENGSLVILAALISAIAWNLITWYFGIPSSSSHALIGSIAGAAISAAGFGILNYSGFLKILQALLISPFIALAGGFLVMSIFKVTLKNKNLFKANKRIRYMQIGTAALQSFTHGTNDAQKAMGIITMALIAAELQTSDDIQLWVRIAAATAMGIGTSIGGYKIIKTVGGKIMKIRPVNGIAADLSSAMIIFGATLIHLPVSTTHVISSAIMGVGSAQRVKGVNWGVARTIVTTWIITLPISATIAAIVYQILNLFF is encoded by the coding sequence ATGGATACAATACTTCTCCTTACCATACTAGTCGTTGTTTTCGCACTCGCTTTTGATTTCATCAACGGATTTCATGACACGGCGAATGCCATCGCAACATCCGTTTCGACTCGTGCACTGAAACCGAGAACCGCTATTATGATGGCAGCTGTCATGAACTTCGTCGGCGCTCTCGCTTTTACAGGAGTCGCAAAAACGATTTCAAAAGACATTGTCGATCCATTCGTTCTCGAAAACGGTTCGCTTGTCATCTTAGCGGCACTTATATCAGCAATTGCGTGGAATCTGATTACCTGGTATTTCGGAATCCCATCCAGTTCATCCCATGCTTTAATCGGTTCAATCGCTGGCGCGGCTATTTCAGCAGCAGGTTTCGGCATTTTAAATTACAGCGGTTTCCTAAAAATATTACAAGCGCTTCTTATTTCTCCGTTCATTGCACTTGCAGGCGGCTTCCTTGTAATGTCGATATTCAAAGTGACCTTGAAGAACAAGAATTTATTTAAGGCAAATAAACGAATTCGTTATATGCAAATCGGAACAGCAGCGCTTCAATCGTTTACACACGGTACAAATGATGCGCAAAAAGCCATGGGTATAATTACAATGGCATTGATTGCAGCAGAATTGCAGACGTCGGACGATATTCAGCTTTGGGTCCGGATTGCTGCCGCGACAGCGATGGGGATCGGAACATCAATCGGTGGCTATAAAATCATTAAGACTGTCGGCGGCAAGATTATGAAAATCCGTCCAGTGAACGGCATAGCAGCTGATTTGTCATCTGCTATGATTATTTTTGGAGCGACACTTATCCATTTACCGGTTAGTACAACACACGTCATTTCTTCCGCAATCATGGGTGTAGGTTCAGCTCAACGTGTAAAAGGTGTCAATTGGGGAGTCGCTAGAACGATTGTCACGACATGGATTATTACTTTACCAATTTCAGCAACAATCGCTGCGATTGTCTATCAGATCCTTAACTTGTTTTTTTAA
- a CDS encoding ATP-binding cassette domain-containing protein, which yields MLGIINLFVEFKRKNVLRDINLEIASGEVVALCGANGAGKSTIVSVIAGIVHPLSGRILLAGKPLGRKMKSEIGFMFQHAEFMDNVKVKEMLCLFQSFYRSPYSFNELVRLGLLQDMLLKKTHELSGGERKRLSFALSMAGRPLVLIADEPTAGMDEEMKKHFYQQLKLAVDEGLAVLLITHSREEREVLAHRIVLLKEGVVQ from the coding sequence ATGTTGGGAATTATTAATCTTTTTGTGGAGTTTAAACGGAAAAACGTGTTAAGAGATATTAACTTGGAAATTGCATCTGGGGAAGTAGTTGCGCTATGTGGAGCAAATGGAGCGGGGAAATCAACAATCGTATCCGTTATAGCAGGAATCGTCCATCCTTTAAGCGGGAGAATTCTACTGGCAGGGAAACCACTAGGAAGGAAAATGAAATCGGAAATAGGCTTCATGTTCCAACACGCCGAATTCATGGATAATGTGAAGGTCAAGGAGATGCTTTGTTTATTTCAATCCTTCTATAGAAGTCCTTACTCATTCAACGAGCTTGTCCGTCTTGGATTATTGCAAGATATGCTCCTTAAAAAGACACATGAATTATCAGGCGGTGAGCGTAAGCGGCTGTCATTTGCATTGTCGATGGCAGGTAGACCACTCGTGCTGATTGCGGATGAACCAACTGCGGGAATGGACGAGGAAATGAAAAAACATTTCTATCAACAACTAAAGCTTGCTGTTGATGAAGGGCTTGCCGTTTTACTGATTACACATTCCAGGGAAGAAAGAGAAGTTCTTGCACATCGAATTGTATTGTTGAAGGAAGGGGTTGTGCAATGA
- a CDS encoding sensor histidine kinase → MSRRFAVFPEGLGREPYTILIYMLFPLIGAFFLEGMERMFSILLLAPFLFVYRQSYWRNSYLVFVIVQAIIIGFWVYMFGPVFFWLSAFSSNMISLLSGRKRIAAVGVYIVVGIVYGVAKDLNIVQTSMSLVPILLAIFNAYMISSRRKWNESQRELEKAHSRIDELVKQQERQRIGRDLHDTLGQKLSMITLKTELAEKLLVSDTERAAGELREVITISRETLTQMRELVEDLDTGTLVDELTASRQHLHSAGINSEVNGEIHSINRGYEKIAVMAIRELVTNVVKHSAASWCQINIARSVEGVLIEVADNGKGIDEAVPNHGMTGLQNRIGLINGTIGWKSGKEGTVVQLFIPLPKSIEKVGVVS, encoded by the coding sequence ATGAGCAGGAGATTTGCAGTTTTTCCCGAAGGTTTAGGTAGGGAACCGTATACTATTTTAATCTACATGTTGTTTCCGCTCATAGGGGCGTTCTTTTTAGAGGGCATGGAGCGTATGTTTTCAATCCTTCTGCTTGCTCCCTTTTTATTCGTCTATCGCCAGTCCTATTGGCGTAACAGCTATCTAGTGTTCGTCATAGTGCAAGCGATTATTATTGGTTTTTGGGTGTATATGTTCGGACCGGTTTTTTTCTGGCTGAGTGCCTTCTCTTCAAATATGATTTCGTTATTGTCCGGACGCAAGCGCATCGCGGCTGTCGGCGTCTATATAGTGGTTGGGATTGTCTATGGCGTGGCTAAGGACTTAAATATAGTGCAAACATCCATGTCGCTTGTACCTATTCTGCTCGCCATCTTTAATGCTTATATGATTTCATCAAGACGAAAATGGAATGAATCCCAGCGAGAATTGGAGAAAGCACATAGTCGGATTGATGAATTGGTGAAGCAGCAAGAACGCCAGCGAATCGGGCGTGATTTGCATGATACACTTGGACAAAAGCTGTCGATGATTACATTGAAAACTGAGCTTGCCGAGAAGCTACTCGTTTCAGACACAGAAAGAGCTGCGGGGGAGTTACGGGAAGTGATTACAATCTCGCGCGAAACATTAACACAGATGCGGGAGCTTGTGGAAGACCTTGATACAGGCACGCTTGTCGATGAATTGACTGCCAGCCGGCAACATTTACACAGTGCAGGAATCAATTCTGAAGTAAACGGAGAAATCCATTCCATTAATCGTGGGTATGAAAAGATTGCTGTGATGGCAATTCGGGAACTTGTGACCAATGTCGTTAAACATAGCGCTGCATCATGGTGTCAAATTAACATTGCACGTTCAGTGGAAGGTGTATTAATTGAAGTCGCTGATAACGGAAAAGGTATCGATGAAGCGGTTCCAAATCATGGTATGACAGGCCTGCAAAACCGGATTGGGCTTATTAATGGAACGATTGGATGGAAAAGCGGTAAAGAAGGGACAGTCGTTCAGTTATTCATTCCGCTACCGAAAAGTATTGAAAAGGTGGGTGTCGTCTCGTGA
- a CDS encoding ABC transporter permease, protein MTKPFLLLTKIEVLRMLRNRYFVIYAIVLPIVYYLIFSLSNEPEHYAYLLIAMLVFSLLSGAVTTFAIGLAYDNSRPWRTSMKALPVSELVVSGAKLMAQLLLNSITVVILIVFVQTIHGLPGSVGQWCMIAVWFIGVSAVFMTLGVAISSFGKQGTVSGIANFTWIFVMFSAGTWIPIEQFPGWVQPIASGSPGAIAIAGAFRLLGGGYPLIGQMGGLIFYSMLFIGVYWVGGYINRRAAN, encoded by the coding sequence ATGACTAAGCCCTTTTTATTGTTGACAAAAATTGAAGTGTTGCGCATGCTAAGAAACCGCTATTTTGTCATTTATGCCATCGTTCTTCCCATCGTCTACTACCTAATCTTTTCGCTTTCGAATGAACCAGAGCACTATGCATATCTACTTATCGCAATGCTTGTCTTCAGTTTGTTGTCGGGAGCTGTCACGACATTTGCTATTGGACTTGCATACGACAACAGCAGACCTTGGCGTACATCTATGAAGGCATTGCCGGTTTCCGAATTAGTCGTTTCAGGTGCGAAACTGATGGCACAGCTCTTATTGAATAGTATCACGGTTGTGATCTTAATCGTTTTTGTTCAGACGATTCACGGGCTCCCAGGCAGTGTAGGGCAATGGTGTATGATTGCGGTATGGTTTATCGGTGTGTCCGCGGTGTTCATGACGTTGGGTGTGGCCATCAGTTCATTTGGGAAACAGGGTACTGTTTCTGGTATTGCAAACTTTACGTGGATATTTGTGATGTTTTCTGCAGGGACGTGGATTCCGATTGAACAGTTTCCGGGCTGGGTGCAACCTATTGCAAGCGGGTCTCCAGGAGCAATCGCGATAGCGGGTGCCTTCCGTTTACTGGGTGGAGGTTATCCCTTGATTGGTCAAATGGGTGGACTTATCTTTTATTCGATGCTATTTATAGGGGTTTACTGGGTTGGAGGATATATAAATAGAAGGGCGGCGAATTAA
- a CDS encoding cold-shock protein, protein MEQGKVKWFNAEKGFGFIEREDGDDVFVHFSAIQGEGFKSLEEGQDVTFEIEQGQRGLQATNVNKN, encoded by the coding sequence ATGGAACAAGGTAAAGTGAAATGGTTTAACGCAGAAAAAGGATTTGGCTTCATCGAACGCGAAGACGGAGACGATGTATTCGTACACTTCTCAGCTATTCAAGGAGAAGGCTTCAAGTCTCTTGAAGAAGGCCAAGATGTAACGTTTGAAATCGAGCAAGGCCAACGCGGTCTTCAAGCTACAAACGTAAACAAAAACTAA
- a CDS encoding response regulator transcription factor, with amino-acid sequence MIRVVIAEDQAMVRGALIALLSIEEDLEIIGEAANGLEAIEAVERLLPDVCILDIEMPIMNGLEASERLVEKYPGVAIIMLTTFGRTGYLQRSVNAGVKGFLLKDGPSSALAEAIRIVAAGQRVVDPELAFSLFTEKDQLSEREQELLMLASKGLANKEISKQLFLSEGTVRNYFSDIFQKLQVKSRTEAIHVARKNGLIDME; translated from the coding sequence GTGATACGCGTCGTAATTGCAGAAGATCAGGCGATGGTGAGGGGGGCTTTAATAGCACTTCTTTCTATAGAAGAGGACTTAGAAATCATCGGTGAGGCAGCAAATGGCTTGGAAGCGATTGAAGCAGTCGAGCGATTACTGCCTGATGTCTGTATTTTAGATATTGAAATGCCGATTATGAACGGCTTGGAAGCTTCAGAAAGATTAGTGGAGAAATACCCCGGTGTGGCGATCATCATGTTGACGACGTTTGGCCGAACTGGTTATCTACAGCGTTCAGTGAATGCAGGCGTAAAAGGTTTCTTATTGAAAGACGGACCGAGTAGTGCACTTGCCGAAGCAATTCGCATAGTAGCCGCGGGTCAGCGAGTTGTCGATCCAGAACTGGCCTTTTCACTATTTACAGAAAAAGATCAGTTATCCGAGCGGGAGCAAGAGCTTCTTATGCTGGCATCAAAAGGTTTGGCGAATAAAGAAATCAGCAAGCAGTTATTTTTGTCGGAGGGAACAGTAAGAAACTACTTCTCGGACATCTTTCAAAAGTTGCAAGTAAAAAGTCGGACAGAGGCAATTCACGTTGCCAGGAAAAACGGTTTAATTGATATGGAATAA